CCAGAATTATAATCAAGAGAAAATCATTACTGCGTGCGATATCTGTTTACAACTAACCATTTGATACTTAGCCTACTTTTGCACCGCTTTAAAACGAGGATTGGATTTGCAAATCACATACAAGCGCCCTCTGCGTTTGACGATTTGGCAATCAGGGTGGCGGCTTTTGGCACTTTTCAGCGACGATAATACTTTCATGTTACTGCTCCGTTTCTTTGTTAAATTGGCCAAAACGACGGTTGAAATTCGCCACTCGACCCTCTTTTTGCACCACACGCTGCTTGCCGGTGTAAAACGGATGTGATTCCGATGACACCTCAATGGTGAAATAGGGGTACGTCTGGCCATCTTCCCACTCAATGGTGCGATCGGTTTGCAATGTTGACCCGATCAAGAAATATTTATCGACGCTGGTGTCATGAAACACCACTTGGCGGTATTGAGGATGGATTCCCGGTTTCATTTAATTTCCTTCGCAATTAAGTGTTACAATATAACATAACAAATGATAGTTATTATCAAAAAGAGTTGCAAGTAAAAAAGTGTGGTAGCTTTGCTCCATTCTCTATTCAGCCGCCACAAACGCTATGTACACCATCGAACCCATCGGTATTATCCAAAGCCCATATAAAGAAAAATTTGCCGTCCCTCGTCAGCCAAGGTTGGTGCCTGCAGCCAGTGCCAGAGTCAAACTGAGTGGCACGGCCAATAGCCCAGAAGCGGTCAGAGGAATAGAGCAGTTCTCACACCTTTGGCTGCTGTTTCTGTTTGATCAAAACCTTGAAGCTGGCTGGAAGCCGACTGTGCGTCCACCGCGTTTAGGGGGCAATGAACGGGTTGGCGTGTTTGCTTCGCGTTCAACGTTTCGCCCCAATGGCATCGGCATGTCAGCCGTCGAGCTTAAAGGCGTGAGCAAACAGGGCGAGCAGATCTATCTTGAGTTGGGGAGTGTCGATCTGGTTGATGGTACGCCAATTGTCGATATCAAACCCTACATCCCCTACTCCGATTCCATTCCCGAGGCACTGGGTGGGTACGCAGAACAAGCGCCCGAACAGGCTTTGGTGCAATTTAGCGCCCAGGCAGAACAGACGCTGCAAAAGAGAGCCACTGGCGCACACGAGCGTGACGTTATCGCTCAGGTTTTAGCGCAAGATCCGCGCCCGGCTTATAAGAAAAATCGCGCCGATGAGAAGCAATACGCGGTAAATTTGTTCGATTTGAACGTGAAATTTATCGTAACCGACAAGTTAGTGACGGTTACCTCTATCGAAGGCTTTTGACATTGAGCAATGGCTGATATCATAGTCAGCTTAATTTTACTCCCTCTTTGGTGAGGGGCTTTTAAACATGATGAAACGGATACCATAGAATGCGTACCAGTAAATATCTTCTTTCTACTCTGAAGGAGACTCCAAACGACGCAGAAGTAGTGAGCCACCAGCTCATGCTACGTGCAGGTATGATCCGTAAGCTGGCTTCAGGTCTATATACTTGGCTGCCTACCGGTCTGCGTGTGCTGCGTAAAGTCGAAAACATCGTTCGTCAAGAGATCGACAATGCAGGTGCAATCGAAACCTTGATGCCCGTTGTGCAGCCGTTTGAACTATGGGAAGAGACAGGCCGCTCTGAAAAAATGGGCCCGGAACTGCTTCGCTTTACTGATCGCCATGTTCGTCCGTTTGTTCTAAGCCCGACCGCAGAAGAAGTGATTACCGCGTTGGTTCGCAACGAAGTGAGCTCGTACAAGCAGCTTCCTCTCAATCTGTACCAGATCCAGACCAAATTCCGCGATGAGCGTCGTCCACGTTTTGGTGTGATGCGTGCACGTGAATTTTGCATGATGGATGCGTACAGCTTCGATATCGACAAAGCTGGCTTAGAAAAATCTTACCAAGCGATGCACGATGCTTACTGTAAAGCATTCGACCGCATGGGCCTTGAGTACCGTCCAGTACTCGCAGACTCAGGTGCGATCGGTGGTAACGGCTCTCAAGAGTTCCACGTACTGGCTGAAAGTGGTGAAGACCTCATCGCCTTCTCGACTGAATCCGATTACGCCGCCAACATCGAGAAAGCAGAAGCCGTCGCTCCTGCGGTTGAGCGTGCAGCGCCAACTCAAGAGATGACGCTAGTAGATACGCCAAACGCCAAAACCATCGCTGAACTGGTTGAACAGCACGGTATCGCAATCGAGAAAACCGTTAAGACGCTATTCGTTAAAGCGTCGGACGCAATTGAAGCGCCTATCGTTGCACTGATCATCCGTGGTGACCACGAACTCAACGAAATCAAAGCAGAAAACCTTGCTGAAGTTGCAACGCCTTTAGAGATGGCAACGGAAGAAGAGATGCGTGAACTGATTGGTGCCGGTGCAGGTTCTCTTGGCCCTGTCGGCCTTAAGTTACCATTTATCGTTGACCGCTCGGTTGCTGTCATGAGCGATTTCGGCGCGGGCGCAAACATCGATGGCAAACACTACTTCGGTATTAACTGGGGTCGTGATGTAGAGCTTGGCCAAGTTGCTGACCTCCGTAACGTCGTCGAAGGCGATCCAAGCCCATGTGGAAAAGGCACATTGATGCTCAAACGTGGTATCGAAGTGGGTCACATTTTCCAACTCGGCAATGTCTACTCTGAAGCGATGAACTGTGGCGTGCTCGATTCCAACGGTAAAAACGTCATCCTAGAGATGGGTTGTTACGGTATCGGTGTTTCTCGCGTTGTTGCAGCGGCTATCGAACAAAACAACGACAAATACGGCATCATTTGGCCAGACGCACTCGCGCCTTTCCAAGTCGCTATTGTACCAATGAACATGCACAAATCTGAGCGCGTTCAAGAAGCGGCTGAAAAGCTTTACGCTGAACTGACCGCTATGGGTATCGAAGTGCTGTTCGATGACCGTAAAGAGCGCCCAGGTGTGATGTTCTCTGATATGGAACTGATCGGTATCCCTCACACTATCGTGATTGGCGATCGCAGCATGGACGAAGGTCACTTCGAATATAAAAACCGTCGTTCTGGTGAAAAAACACCAGTAGCGATGGCCGATATCGTTGAGCATATCAAAGCGCAACTGAAATAAGCTTGCTGACGAAGAGTTGAGAAAAGGGGATTGGCCAAGCCACTCCCCTTTTTATTTGCCCGTTTGACGTCACCGCGAAACTGACGACATTTTAGCCTCACCCCCCTCGATTGTTCAATCTTTGCCCGCCCCCACATAAACGTTGCGCCAAGACAATTCTCTACTTTGAGTTTCAAAAGCGCTGTGTGTATAGTCGAGAGCAGTTATCATTTATTCAACATTGAGGAGAGAACCATGCAAGTATACGGTTGTTGTGAAATGGTTCGCGAGCTTTACGCGCAAATTGGCAGTGGCGATCAAGCCTACATTCCCCAAGCCATTGCTTGTGCGGTGAAAACGTTAAATGACATCGCGGCCGATGAAACCCTACCGAAAGAGACACGAGAGAAAGCGGCTTTTGCTGCCGCCAATTTACTGATCTCGGATTTTGAGGACAGCTAATCTCCCGCCTTTTTGCACACATTTGTTCGCTTGATGAGAGCCCTTTTCGCAAGCGAACAAACCTCTGGATGAGCTATCTCACGGTAATATTGACAACACTATCGCTGCGCGGATGGGTCACACCCGAGACCAAAATATTGTTACTCCATAGCAGTTGGTTGTTTTGATTCGCGGCAACGCGCACATAATATCTGCCGTTTTTCTTTAGCAAGCCAGGGTCGTATTGCAACTGGTAGCTAGCTAAAAATCCCTCTTCATAACTCGCTTTGACTAAAGTGGAAGCGATCACTTTCGCTTCACCGCCATGGTTCAACTCTTCCAAGGTCACCACCGCAGGCACTTCAACAAAGGGCACTTCGCGGTTGGCGGGTTTAATTACACCTTGTAGTGTCACGATTTTATGCTGCATTTCAACCTGCGAATCCGCAGCCAATAGCGTAGATTCGGATGGTGCTTGTGAGCCACTTTGAACGGCATCATTCTCACAGCCGAGCAGCAAGAGTGCCAGCAAGCTCGGCAACCATAAATAGGATTTACGTTTCATTGTATCTTCTCTGATATTGCAGGGTGCAAGGCACCCTGCTTCGGTTTGCTCGGCCGACATTAACTGACGTTGTGGAAAATATTCGGCACCACGTTGGTATTACCGCTATAAGGCACACGCGTGCCCATCGCTTCTGCAATCGTCGCCCAGATTCGTTGCTGGTCAACCTGACCACCCGCCGCCCAGTGGCTTCTGTCGGCATGCTGCTGAATGTTGTAATAACGTCCAGAGCCTGTGCCATGGTTGAGCAGCCCAGATGCGCCACCCACTAAGAGCATTGGCTGGTTATACTGATGCTCAGGCGCGCCATCAGACATTTCCGAAGTCACCACCACTAAGGTGTGTGCCAGCAAAGAATCAGAAGGCACATCTGGGTCTGAGTGACGAGCAAGCTCATCCAAAAACAGTTTTGCCTGACGCGCATACCACTTGCGGCTGGCTTTCCACTCTTGCTGACTCTTGTAGCGATGCGCTAAGTCATGCGGGTTGGCATTGAGACTAGCGTCTTTGATCACCACTTGGTCGGCCGAACGCCCTACTTGAATGGTTGCCACTCGTGATATACCGCAGCTCAAGGCGGTAGCCACCACTTGATGGTGGCTCGATTGCACCTGATTGCGAAAATCTGCCGACATGATCGGATTCTCGTCCGGTTTCACCGGACTACATTCCGCACTGATCGGCACTGTAGCATCCATATCGCTTACCACTTGCTCCATTGAATCTAAATGGGTGTCTAGCTTTTGACGTTCGCGCCCAGACAGCGAAGAGCGCAAATTCTGGATATCGTCGTTGATCGGGTCGAACAAGTGCGTACCGTTGTTATTCACTGGCGTACTGGCTTTAGCACCGCTGTAATCGGTGCCAAAAATATTTTCGAACAGCAGACGCGGGTTGCCTTGCGGGGTGCGCTTATTCTTGCCATCCCATGAGACATACCAGTTGACGCTGTCAGTGGCGTGGGGACCAGCAAAAATCGCTCGCTGCGAAGGGTCAGTACCCGGCATCACTTGACCAAGCAAGACATCAATCGAACTGTGGCTTTTGTTTCTATCACGAAGCACTTCTGCCCAGCCGCCATGGCCAGCATTGCCCCCACCAAGAATAATCCCTTGCAGGTAAAGCGACTGCGCTTTGTACGCTTCCAGCTCTTTGCTCACTTCGTTTAAGCTAAAATCGCCCGTGTCGATCGCCCCTGCGGTCTGGGTACTCGGAAACCACAGCCCCTTGTTGTGTTGCCCGGTAAAACTGTCCGTGCCCAAGCCATCAGGAATGACGAAAAAGACCACTTTCGTTTTTGCCTGCCCCGTCGTGCCTGCATGGGCGATACGGCTTAAACCCGGTAGAGAAAGTGGAGCAAGCACACTTGCCCCTGCGGCCGCTTGTAGAAAACGTCGACGGCTTTTTAGAAAAGACATTAGTTACTCTCCTTTTTAAATTTAAACATTTGCGAGGTCGCGAGGACTTCAAGCATTTCACGTACAGAGCCCGTTTTTTCTAGTTGGGCAGTCATCTCTTGTACCCCGGCTAGCGAGTCTTCATCCACTTTTTGTCCCATCGCATAGCGGAAATAGCTGTCTGCCAAGCATTGCAGCACGGTGGCGTTGGTTGGGAAGTGGGCGGAAATATCCCGCGCGTTGTTAAACTCCAACCACACTTGCGAACCTGTGTTGTCGACCAGTGGACCTGAGGCATCAATCGCCAGTGTCACGCTCGGGTCGTTGTACGCTTGTTCTTGCACTCGCCATTGCCCAGTCTGGCTGTAGTTTTCCAGCGATGCTCCAGTGTCATTCATGAACTGGTGACATTGCCAACATTGACCATCGGACGCTTGCTCGCCGTTGATCGTGTCCCAACGCTCACGGGTAGTGATTGGCGTATCAGGCAGTTCAATCGAATCCGGATCCACATTCACTGGTACCCCAATGGTACGACACAGCAGATTCTGGCGAATCATCAGGCCACGTTTGACCAGCGAGGTTGCGGCATAATCTGAGTTCACCACTTGGGTTAAACCTTGATGCAACAAACCGCCGCGCTGACCGTTATCAACCGTCACTTTCTGGAACTCATCGCCTGTCACACCGGCAATACCGTAGTGCTGGGCCAGCGTGCCATTGACAAAAGTAAAGTTCGGATTGAACAATTCTTCAACTGTACCTTGTCCCTCAGTTAGGAAGTGGCGAATAAACTCCACCTGTTCTTGCACCATAGCTTCGACTACTTCGCTGGAAAGGCCCGGTTTTTCTGGCAACTCTTGCACTTGCGTATGCACATAATAGCCTATGAAATCGGTAAAGCGTTCAATCCCACGAGCGCTCTGCAGCATGTCGGCGACTTCATTGACGATCTGTTCATCAGTCGCCAGCTCACCACGCTGCGCTTTAGCCAGAAGCGAGGCACTTGGTGTGGTACCCAGGAAGCTGTATGAGAGCGCCGCCGCAACCTCATACTGAGAGAGCTCATACACGCCCGCTTGGTCCGTCACCTTACCCAGCTCAGAGCGGTAGAGATAATTGGGCGACAGCAGCATTGAGGCCACCAAGTCACGCACACCGTACTGATTCAAGAAGCCAGTAAATCGGCTCAGTTCATCAGCATTCAGTGGGCGACGGTAAATCTTAAGCCCCATATCGGCGACAAATTGACCTTTATCCACGTTGTCGCCATAGCCAATATTCTCGAGATTCAACGCTTGAGAAATCTCAACAGCCATGGAGTGATACAGCTTCATGTCATCTGCCAGAACCACACCTTGCTCCGACTGGCCGGCAAACTTAAACTCACGCTCGTACTTGTCTTTCGGCAACTTGTTTTTGTCGACCGTCAGGCCAAACAAATCTTTGATACTGTTGGCGTACTCGTAGCTGGTCAGCAATCTGATTTGGCGTTCCCCAAATGCTTCCTCTACGTTCAGATACTTATCCCACACTTCATCAAACAGATAGTCAGCAATAGATTTTGCACAAGTGACATCGCAATGCTCAGCAACCTTCATGTTTAAAATCTGCTCAACTAAGAGATCGTAACCACTGTCATTCCACTTGTTTGCAATAGCCGGATCATCAAAGTAATCAGATGAATGGCACGCGAAACATTGCCCCATCAAATCGCCGCCATTCTCGAAACCGATATACACCACGTTTAAAGTATGCTCTAGGCTTGATTCATTGACTTCCACGATTTGCATTGCAGGTTGCGGGTAGTGATTGTCCAGATACGGGAACCGGACCTCGTATTTTCCGTAACCCAATGTCTCTTCGACTTGGCTTCCCCAAGCTACTTCACGCTCAAATGTTTGTTTACTGGCTACGTCTTCGATGGTCAGCACTAAGCTATCTTCACTTTCCCCAGTAGGTTTAGCGGGAGCGACAAACTTCACCACACCTTGCAGATCCTTTGGTTTTTCAACGTACTTGAGTGTAATGCTTTCACTCGGATGTTGATCTGAGATGTTGATGTCAAAGAGACGCTGCTCTGGAATGTAGTCGCCCACGTCATTTAAACGCACTTTATACTCGCCATTCTCTAGACCATCGATGTTCATCTCTGGTGCCCCCCAAGCGACATGGAATTTACTCTCATGGCCATTAGGGTGGATCAAGGCGCCGCTGACCAACTGGTCGCTGACACTTTCATCTGGTGCAGGTGTGCTGGTCAAGGTCACTTGCTTGAGGTTGGCACCGCTTGGGTCATACGACACGCGATAGAGTACATTGGCTTTGTCATCGGAAACCAGCAACGAGCCATCTTGCAGCTCTAAAAACTCCGCCGGACGACCAATACAAGCGTCAGTTAAACAGGCATAAGACTCCACTGCCGCGCGATCACGCATCCAGCCCGTCACCAGAGGACGTTCATGAATCACTTTATCGCCGTTTTCAATCGTCAACATGCGCAGTTCCAGCCCCGGATGCTCAACCTTACTGTTACCATGGGTAACGTAGAGTAGATTTTGTACCTTGTCTGATGGCGAATACGCTGGCCAAAACTTCACCCCAAGTGGCGCGCTGTAGGTAAAGATCTCGAACTCTGCACCAGCAAAATCCGTCGGTTTGACTGCGTCGTAGTCAACTTGCGGCAAAATCGCTTTTGGCGGAATGATTGGGCGACTGCCTAACAACATCTCTTGCCAATTAGCCATTTCCTTATCGGTTAAACCGCGCGTATCCTTACCAAAGAAGATTGGCGCGCCGAAGTTCTGCTGGCCTGGGTTTGAAATACGGTTGATCTCATCCGGGTTATCGAACTGCTGGCGGTTGTTGTCACTAAACCAGATCTCGCCTGTCTGCGGATGCCAGTCAAATCCGACTGAGTTACGAATACCGTTAGCCAGAATATCGTAGTCGCCCGTTGCCAGATCCAGCGCCAAAATGGTGCCATACAACTCCTCTTCCGGCGTAGTACAAATGTTACAAGGCAGGCCGATGGCGGTGTACAGTTTGTCATCGCTCGGGTCCAGTGGATTAAACTTAATCGGGTGCTTTTGGTGCTGCATGCGAGTCCACCATTGCTCATGGGGGATCGGCGTTTTAGTTCCGTCTGCTGGGTAGGTAAAGATCTTCTCTGCTACCGGACGCGACTTGAAGTTTTCATTAATGTTTTCAATCTTGTACAGCGCACCCACTGTGCTGTAGTACAAAGTGCCATCGCGGTAAGCAACGCCATGTGGTTCTTCGCCTTCAGCAACAATATACGTTCCAATTGGCTGTTTAGTTTGCGGATCTAGTTGAATCGCATAAACAGAACCCGCTAATGGTTCGCTATCTAGCATAATGGCCGATGAACCAACGAAAATCATGTTGTCGCCTAATGCTAGAGCACGTGGTTGATAAATTCCTTCTAGGAATGTATCTACTTGCACGCCACCTAACGGGAACAGTGCCTCAGTTGCAATCGGCGCACGATATAAGGCATTCACCTCTTTTTGTTGATTCTCTTGTTGTTTGCTAAAATCAACCACCCAAGGTGAGAAACGTGCTACGTAGCCGCTGAAGCCATCAAGATTCAGTTGATATTGGCACGCTTCCAGTTCATCGACGTGCACGGTTTCGCCCCAAGTGCCTTGAAACAGCTTGGTTGAACCATCCGTTGGACAATATAGCGAGCCCGTCAGGGTCTGATTCGCCAGCTCCGCAGGTGGGTTGAGCAGATCCTTATGGTCGAAGTTCGGGAACTGAATCGTCAAACGATTGCCAACAAAGGCTTTTTCAACCTGTAACGAGACTGTTTCTGAACGGGTCTGCGCGCCCTGATCATCGGTAGCCACTGCAAACACGCTATACTCCCCTTCTTCTAGACCGGAGTGGCCTAACGCGAAAGGAGCCTGAGTTACCGCGCCTTGCAATACACTTTCAAGGTAGTACTCCACCTGAGTCACCGAACCATCTTCGTCGCTTACCTCCGCGGTAAACGCAAATTCGTTACCAGCAATAACTTCAGGCAGTGTCAAACGGATGGTCGGCGGCAGATTCGGCTGCACATCACACGCGTTTTCCAGTTTCCAGGCATCTTTCCAATAATCGTTGCCATACCAGTCGACTCCAGGGGCATACGCCTCTTGGCCACACCAGCCAAACTGCTGACACACGTAGGTCGCACCATTGTTGCTCACTCTATCGCCCGCTTTGTACTGCACACCGTTTTGGTATAGGGGAGCATCACAATCAGCCGCGCCGCCAGATTCACCTTGCGACAAACTGTTAGCGGTAATGTTGATCACAGACGAGCGAGTAGTGTGCCCAGCTTGATCGAGCGCTTCAGCAACAACTTGTGTGGTTCCTTGCTGTGCCAGAATATTGACCTGGTAAGGCGCGCTCGCTTGGGTAGTCAGGAGTTGACCATTGGTGTAAAAACGCACCGCTTTCAAATCGCCATCTTGATCAGACGCTTGCGCTTGAAACAGCACCGATTCCCCTTGCAAAGTAGTCACATCCTTATTCGGCGAGACAATCGCCACCACTGGTGGATGCGTTTCTACCGCAGGTTCAACCACTTTAAGCTGCTGTGGCTGTGCTTCGGCGCGATTACCTTTGGCATCCACGGCAACCACATGAAAGGAATAGAGCCCCTCATTGGCCGGAGTAAACTGGAAGTTAAACGGTGCCTGCGTCTTACTGGCGAGCTTTTGCCCATCGACATAAAACTCAACCATAGATAAGTCACCATCGCTGTCTGTCGCAGTGGCAGTAACATGCAAAGTGTCACCTAAAGTCAACTCGCTTGCGCCAGTTGGTTGAGTGATGTTCACTTGCGGCGCATTGCCCTTGTCGGCTTGAACCGTGACAGTACGACTGACACTCTTAGTCACATTACCCTTTTTATCATACGCTTGTGCGTAGACTGCGTGATTCCCCACCGCCAAGTCGAGCGCATTAAAGGCATACGGCGCAGTTTTGTCGTCAGAGACCACGCGCCCCGCGATATAGAATTTTACTCCGGCCAAATCGCCATCTTGGTCTGCGGCGGAGGCGGCCATCGATAGAGGCTGCCCTTGCACAATCGCGAGGCTTGTACTTGGCTTGGTCAGTGTCACCGTCGGTGGATGACTTGGCTCTTCTACGCTGCCGCCTTCACCGGCAAAAGTGAACGAGTTTTCCACCATGGCTTCCTCTAAAACACCGCCATAACCAAACGTCATGGTGATGCTCTTGCCAGGTTGTAGCAGCAACGTCGAGCCGTTATAGGCATTAAAAACGAGGGTGTTTTTGTACTGACTGCCCTCTTTTACCGCCGATTTCAGGCGTAAGTCGGCGCCTTGAACTCCCCAAGGCGCACTGTAAAGGCCGATCGGCGTGCTGAAGCTAAGTTCTTGGTTATGCAGTTCAATGGCTTTACTCCCGTTGTTTTTCAGTGAAATTTGGTAACTGTTCCAGGTTTGGGAAACATTGTTCGGTGATATTAGGTCTGCAATCATATTATTCGGCAGCATTTGCGCCGAGTAAGCATTGGTTGCTAAAAAAACAGAACCTAAAAACATTGTTGTTCTGTACATACTTTCTCTGTTATTTAAAAAATAAATTATTAATATTCAATGCTCGATCAAATATAAAAATACGATGTGCTAGTGAATAGCTATTGGTTCTTAATAAAAAATCCAAATAAGCGTTCCTCTCTAGAAATTAGATTAATCACAAGTAAAGAAGGCAATTCTTTAGCAGAATAAATCTGTCGATTAAAACTCCTCTCATCGCTTCTTACACCTTGTCGGTAGGACTATAACGTCACTATAATGAATGAATACGAGGGAAGTAACAAAACGCAATCCGGGGGATTATCCCCCACCAGCGCTCACCAAGCCTCGCCAATACTGGTTTAAAGCTTAATAATCAAAGACATCGAGCAACCAAAACCATACAATCAAAGAATACATTGGCCCTAAACAGGGTGTTGCGGGGAAAACCCCCGCATATCGTTTTTTAGATTAAACCAATAACCGATATAGTTTGCGTCCATTATTCATCACGCAGGTAGGAAATCATTTTCCCTATCGCGTATATATCGGCATCCCTTATCAAGTTTGGGATTAAAACTGTAATAAATAAGAGTACGTATGAACTTAAATAAACTATCAGCAATTATTGGATTGGGTCTCGCCTCTTTCTCAACCTTTTCTTCTGCTAATGAAATGGTCAACCCTGAAAATAACGTGGTTGTCGGTTATTGGCATAACTGGTGTGATGGCGGCGGCTATCAAGGGGGCAATGCGCCTTGCGTTAGCCTTGAAGAGGTCAATCCTATGTACAACGTCGTCAATGTCTCCTTTATGAAGGTATACAACACCGCTGATGGCCGCATTCCCACATTCCACCTCGACCCCGCGACTGGGTTGACGGAACAGACGTTTATCCAGCAGATAGAAGATCTGAATAAACAAGGCCGGTCAGTGCTGTTAGCACTTGGCGGTGCCGATGCGCATGTTGAACTGCGCACTGGTGATGAGCACGCCTTTGCCAACGAGATCATTCGCTTGACCGATCACTATGGCTTTGACGGCTTAGACATTGACCTTGAGCAGTCGGCCGTCACCGCGGCTGACAACCAAACCGTGATTCCAGCGGCACTGCGCATTGTCAAAGATCACTACCGCGCGCAAGGCAAAAATTTTCTTATCACCATGGCACCGGAGTTTCCCTACCTGACTCAAGGTGGAAAATACGTACCGTATATCGATAATCTGGAAGGGTATTACGATTGGATCAACCCACAGTTTTACAACCAAGGTGGTGATGGCATTTGGGTCGATGGTGTTGGTTGGATCGCACAAAATAACGATGCACTGAAACAGGAGTTCATTTATTACATTTCCGATTCGTTGTCGAACGGCACGCGCGGTTTCCATAAGATTCCACACAACAAACTGGTGTTTGGTATTCCTTCGAGCATTGATGCCGCTGCCACAGGTTATGTGAAAGAGCCGCAAGATCTGTACCGTGCTTTTGAGCAGCTTGCTTCTCAAGGTCAACCGTTACGTGGTGTGATGACTTGGTCGGTCAACTGGGATATGGGCACCAATGCCGCAGGCCAAGCTTATAATGAACAATTCATTAAGGATTACGGTTCATTCGTTCATGGTCAAACACCGCCTGTAGCCAGCGGCGAGCCCGTGTTAAGTGGCGTCAATGATACGAGAGTTTTGCACAACTCCCACTTCAACCCAATGGCTGGTGTCAGTGCAACCGACCAAGAAGATGGCGATTTGACCAACCACATCCACGTTGAAGGGCACGTAGACACTCGCGCGGTCGGCAGCTATGCGCTGACCTACCATGTTGCTGACAGCGATGGCAACAACATCTCAGAGGTACGTTCAGTTGAGGTCTACAGTGCTAAGCCCGTACTCCAAGGGGTTAATAATAGCAAGATCACGCTCGATAGCCCCTTCGATGTAATGGCCGGAGTAAGCGCCTATGATGAAGAAGACGGCAATTTAACCGATAGCATCGAAGTCACGGGGTATGTCGATAGCGGCGTGGCGGGTGAGTACCAATTAACCTACCGAGTCACCGATAGCGCGCACCAAACCACCACGGCCAAACGCGATATTACGGTCCTTGCTGGCGATACAGACGAAACCTGTGAAAGCAATTGGAATGCTGCGACCACTTACGTCGAAGGCGATCGCGTGAGCCATGATGGCCAAACCTGGAGAGCGGGTTGGTGGACTCGCGGCGAAGAACCGGGCACCACTGGCGAGTATGGCGTGTGGCGCACCGCGTCCGATGCGGGCGACTGTGGTGGTTCAAGCGGCGGTGTAGATAACGGAGACAGTGGCGACAACGGCAGCAGCGAACCCGGCGAGGTGATTGAGTGGATTCCTGGACAAACGCAAGTCAATAACGGTGATACCGTCATCTACGGCGGCGAATGCTTTGTGGCGAAAAACAACCCAGGTGTGTGGGAGACGCCATCAACCAGCGCCACCTGGTTCTGGGATCAAGTTCCTTGTCCCTAAGCGTTTGGGCTCAATCAACATTGCAATAAAATAATCAATTGAAAAAGA
The Vibrio navarrensis DNA segment above includes these coding regions:
- a CDS encoding type B 50S ribosomal protein L31, with product MKPGIHPQYRQVVFHDTSVDKYFLIGSTLQTDRTIEWEDGQTYPYFTIEVSSESHPFYTGKQRVVQKEGRVANFNRRFGQFNKETEQ
- the ykgO gene encoding type B 50S ribosomal protein L36, translated to MKVLSSLKSAKSRHPDCQIVKRRGRLYVICKSNPRFKAVQK
- a CDS encoding YaeP family protein codes for the protein MQVYGCCEMVRELYAQIGSGDQAYIPQAIACAVKTLNDIAADETLPKETREKAAFAAANLLISDFEDS
- a CDS encoding proline--tRNA ligase, coding for MRTSKYLLSTLKETPNDAEVVSHQLMLRAGMIRKLASGLYTWLPTGLRVLRKVENIVRQEIDNAGAIETLMPVVQPFELWEETGRSEKMGPELLRFTDRHVRPFVLSPTAEEVITALVRNEVSSYKQLPLNLYQIQTKFRDERRPRFGVMRAREFCMMDAYSFDIDKAGLEKSYQAMHDAYCKAFDRMGLEYRPVLADSGAIGGNGSQEFHVLAESGEDLIAFSTESDYAANIEKAEAVAPAVERAAPTQEMTLVDTPNAKTIAELVEQHGIAIEKTVKTLFVKASDAIEAPIVALIIRGDHELNEIKAENLAEVATPLEMATEEEMRELIGAGAGSLGPVGLKLPFIVDRSVAVMSDFGAGANIDGKHYFGINWGRDVELGQVADLRNVVEGDPSPCGKGTLMLKRGIEVGHIFQLGNVYSEAMNCGVLDSNGKNVILEMGCYGIGVSRVVAAAIEQNNDKYGIIWPDALAPFQVAIVPMNMHKSERVQEAAEKLYAELTAMGIEVLFDDRKERPGVMFSDMELIGIPHTIVIGDRSMDEGHFEYKNRRSGEKTPVAMADIVEHIKAQLK
- the tsaA gene encoding tRNA (N6-threonylcarbamoyladenosine(37)-N6)-methyltransferase TrmO — encoded protein: MYTIEPIGIIQSPYKEKFAVPRQPRLVPAASARVKLSGTANSPEAVRGIEQFSHLWLLFLFDQNLEAGWKPTVRPPRLGGNERVGVFASRSTFRPNGIGMSAVELKGVSKQGEQIYLELGSVDLVDGTPIVDIKPYIPYSDSIPEALGGYAEQAPEQALVQFSAQAEQTLQKRATGAHERDVIAQVLAQDPRPAYKKNRADEKQYAVNLFDLNVKFIVTDKLVTVTSIEGF
- a CDS encoding DUF1552 domain-containing protein, which encodes MSFLKSRRRFLQAAAGASVLAPLSLPGLSRIAHAGTTGQAKTKVVFFVIPDGLGTDSFTGQHNKGLWFPSTQTAGAIDTGDFSLNEVSKELEAYKAQSLYLQGIILGGGNAGHGGWAEVLRDRNKSHSSIDVLLGQVMPGTDPSQRAIFAGPHATDSVNWYVSWDGKNKRTPQGNPRLLFENIFGTDYSGAKASTPVNNNGTHLFDPINDDIQNLRSSLSGRERQKLDTHLDSMEQVVSDMDATVPISAECSPVKPDENPIMSADFRNQVQSSHHQVVATALSCGISRVATIQVGRSADQVVIKDASLNANPHDLAHRYKSQQEWKASRKWYARQAKLFLDELARHSDPDVPSDSLLAHTLVVVTSEMSDGAPEHQYNQPMLLVGGASGLLNHGTGSGRYYNIQQHADRSHWAAGGQVDQQRIWATIAEAMGTRVPYSGNTNVVPNIFHNVS